CATCTCAACCTACAATGCTTGGATTTAGACAATTATATTATTTTTATTTCCGTTTCGTAATGCCAATGTTCGGTAAATTGTTTGCGAAAAGCTATGAAGAGTATTCATGGTTACAAGAATCGGCGCGTGATTTTCCAGGAATGAAAGAACTAAAGTTAATGTTTGAAAAAGCGGGCCTAGAAAATGTACAAGTCAAACCTTTTACAGGTGGAGTGGCTGCTATGCATTTAGGATATAAGCCGAAATTGAAATGATAAGGTGAATTGAATGAAGTTTAAAGCGATATATTCCTTTTTGGAGCAAGATCTCAACATTGTAGAACGTGAATTAGAAAAAAGTGTTTGGTCGAATGATCCGCTTCTAAGTGATGCAGGCTTACATTTATTACAAGCTGGGGGGAAAAGAATTCGCCCCGTTTTTGTCTTGTTGTCAGCTATGTTTGGGCAATATGATATCGACAAAATAAAAAAAGTTGCTGTTGCGCTAGAACTAATCCATATGGCTTCTCTTGTCCATGATGATGTAATTGATGATGCCGAATTGAGGAGAGGAAAAGCTACGATAAAGTCCAAATGGGACAACCAAATTGCAATGTATACAGGAGACTATTTATTTGCCAGATCTCTTCAAATTATCACAGAAATTGAAAAACCGCTTGCTCATCAAATCCTAGCAAAGACTATTGTAGAAGTTGTTTTAGGTGAAATTGAGCAAATTAAAGACAAATATAATTATGAACAAAATTTCCGTACATATTTAAGGCGGATTAAAAGAAAAACGGCACTACTTATTGCAACGAGTTGTCAAATTGGTGCGGTCGCAGCTGACGTACAAGAAGAGTGGCATAAACGTCTTTTTTGGTTCGGATATTATGTAGGTGTATCGTATCAAATTATCGATGACATCTTAGATTTTACATCAACGGAAGAAGAGCTTGGAAAGCCTGTCGGAAGCGATTTACTACAAGGCAATATTACGTTGCCAGTCTTAATTGCCATGC
The Bacillus kexueae DNA segment above includes these coding regions:
- the hepT gene encoding heptaprenyl diphosphate synthase component II, with translation MKFKAIYSFLEQDLNIVERELEKSVWSNDPLLSDAGLHLLQAGGKRIRPVFVLLSAMFGQYDIDKIKKVAVALELIHMASLVHDDVIDDAELRRGKATIKSKWDNQIAMYTGDYLFARSLQIITEIEKPLAHQILAKTIVEVVLGEIEQIKDKYNYEQNFRTYLRRIKRKTALLIATSCQIGAVAADVQEEWHKRLFWFGYYVGVSYQIIDDILDFTSTEEELGKPVGSDLLQGNITLPVLIAMRDPSLKEQIMKVNEQTTPTEIKPIIEAVKSSGAIKESIALSDRYLQKSLEVIAPLPKSKMKTTLIQIAKYIGKRKF